The Micromonospora sp. M71_S20 genome has a window encoding:
- a CDS encoding CHAT domain-containing protein — protein sequence MADSAVPGAVPAQAALDAVQRYPREAIAIARQVLAVGHPDADERSTAERAIGLALRELNDLPGALRHLRRAVRVTDSPRVRALARMSLGYVLANAGRTGAALRAVTLALPRLTGADAGRARMQRGVVLHYRGRFDEAVRDYGLAVEIAQREGDLLLEARARNNRGLLNAHRGTSRDADDDLFRSAAIFSRLGLDLAAADARWNIGIAAGQRGDVAGALRTFAAVGDEYRRLSVPRPALLLDRFELLLSVPLVDEAVEVAASAVTELRRRGMASDLAEALLARARAALLAGDLDTAATAAASSRARFRRQGRRIWAAFARHVELRAEFARGTRSTALLTAMVRTAGQLDATGWPSPALTTRIEAARLAEAMGRPAQAAELLAVAARAHRRGTAPHRAQGWYALALRRRLDGDLRGAARALRRGLAVLDGHRASLGATELRAHSGAYGHELATEGLDIAVRTGTPAQVLAWAERWRANALRMRAVQPPQDPGLAAALAELRMVSTALEDALLAGHPVHALRRSQGRLEQRIRELARGADGGAREPDGGGLVAPPTVGALAAALGDAVLLELVAHGPRLRAVLVRDGRTSLHDLGPLDEALGRARLHRFGLRRLVTTGDSASARAGVEFATTALDRQLFDPVRRLLGDRPLVIVPIGALHAVPWSGLPTCAGRPVTVAPSATVWLRAVGRIVPAGPPVLVAGPRLPAAETEVRQLGAALPGSRSLTGCAATADAVTDALNGTGLAHVAAHGTFRADNPLFSTLELADGPLTAYELERLTRPPGCVVLSACDSGLSGVRPGDEVMGFTAVLLALGTRSLIATVLPVPADLTTALMLDLHRRMRAGAAPAAALAEAQRAFDTDGGGAAHATAAAFVCFGAG from the coding sequence ATGGCCGACAGCGCCGTTCCCGGTGCCGTCCCGGCCCAGGCCGCGCTCGACGCAGTCCAGCGCTACCCCCGCGAGGCGATCGCGATCGCCCGGCAGGTCCTCGCCGTCGGCCACCCCGACGCCGACGAGCGGTCCACCGCCGAACGCGCCATCGGGCTGGCCCTGCGGGAGCTCAACGACCTGCCGGGCGCCCTACGGCACCTGCGCCGGGCGGTGCGGGTCACCGACTCGCCCCGGGTGCGGGCACTGGCCCGGATGAGCCTCGGGTACGTCCTGGCCAACGCCGGACGCACCGGCGCGGCGCTACGCGCGGTGACCCTGGCCCTCCCCCGGTTGACCGGCGCCGACGCCGGCCGGGCCCGGATGCAGCGGGGCGTCGTGCTGCACTACCGGGGGCGGTTCGACGAGGCGGTCCGGGACTACGGCCTCGCGGTGGAGATCGCCCAGCGTGAGGGCGACCTGCTGCTGGAGGCGCGGGCGCGCAACAACCGTGGACTGCTCAACGCCCACCGGGGCACCAGCCGGGACGCCGACGACGACCTGTTCCGCTCCGCGGCCATCTTCAGCCGGCTCGGGCTCGACCTGGCCGCCGCCGACGCCCGCTGGAACATCGGCATCGCCGCCGGCCAGCGCGGCGACGTCGCGGGCGCCCTGCGCACCTTCGCCGCCGTCGGCGACGAGTACCGCCGGTTGTCGGTGCCCCGTCCGGCACTGCTGCTGGACCGGTTCGAACTGCTGCTCTCGGTGCCGCTGGTCGACGAGGCGGTCGAGGTCGCCGCCTCCGCCGTGACGGAGCTGCGGCGGCGGGGCATGGCCTCGGATCTCGCCGAGGCGCTGCTGGCCCGGGCCCGGGCGGCGCTGCTCGCCGGCGACCTGGACACCGCCGCGACCGCCGCCGCCTCGTCCCGGGCCCGCTTCCGTCGCCAGGGACGCCGCATCTGGGCCGCCTTCGCCCGGCACGTCGAGCTGCGCGCCGAGTTCGCAAGGGGCACCCGGTCGACGGCCCTGCTGACCGCCATGGTGCGAACCGCCGGGCAGCTCGACGCCACCGGCTGGCCCTCGCCGGCGCTGACCACCCGGATCGAGGCCGCCCGGCTGGCCGAGGCGATGGGCCGGCCCGCCCAGGCGGCCGAGCTGCTGGCGGTGGCGGCCCGCGCGCACCGCCGGGGCACCGCGCCGCACCGGGCCCAGGGCTGGTACGCGCTCGCCCTGCGTCGCCGGCTCGACGGTGACCTGCGGGGCGCGGCCCGGGCCCTGCGCCGGGGACTGGCGGTGCTCGACGGGCACCGGGCCTCCCTGGGCGCCACCGAGCTTCGCGCGCACAGCGGGGCGTACGGGCACGAACTGGCCACCGAAGGGCTGGACATCGCCGTCCGCACCGGCACGCCCGCCCAGGTGCTGGCCTGGGCGGAACGCTGGCGGGCCAACGCCCTGCGGATGCGCGCGGTGCAACCGCCGCAGGACCCCGGGCTGGCCGCCGCCCTGGCCGAGCTGCGGATGGTCAGCACCGCCCTGGAGGACGCGCTGCTCGCCGGGCATCCCGTGCACGCGCTGCGGCGCAGCCAGGGCCGACTCGAACAGCGCATCCGGGAACTGGCCCGGGGCGCGGACGGCGGGGCGCGGGAGCCGGACGGCGGCGGCCTGGTGGCACCGCCCACGGTTGGCGCCCTCGCCGCCGCGCTCGGTGACGCCGTGCTGCTGGAGCTGGTGGCGCACGGGCCACGGCTGCGGGCGGTACTCGTCCGCGACGGCCGGACCAGCTTGCACGACCTCGGCCCGCTCGACGAGGCGCTGGGCCGGGCCCGCCTGCACCGGTTCGGCCTGCGCCGGCTGGTCACCACCGGCGACTCGGCCAGCGCCCGGGCCGGGGTCGAGTTCGCCACCACCGCGCTGGACCGGCAGCTCTTCGACCCGGTACGCCGGCTGCTGGGCGACCGGCCACTGGTGATCGTCCCGATCGGCGCGCTGCACGCCGTGCCCTGGTCGGGCCTGCCGACCTGTGCCGGCCGGCCGGTGACGGTGGCGCCCTCGGCGACGGTCTGGTTGCGCGCCGTCGGGCGGATCGTCCCGGCCGGCCCGCCGGTGCTGGTGGCCGGGCCCCGGCTACCGGCCGCCGAGACCGAGGTACGCCAGCTCGGCGCGGCCCTGCCCGGCTCCCGCTCCCTCACCGGCTGCGCTGCCACCGCCGACGCGGTCACCGACGCGCTGAACGGGACCGGGCTGGCGCACGTCGCCGCGCACGGCACCTTCCGCGCCGACAACCCTCTTTTCTCCACACTGGAACTGGCCGACGGGCCGTTGACCGCGTACGAGTTGGAGCGGCTGACCCGCCCACCGGGCTGTGTGGTGCTCTCCGCCTGCGACTCCGGCCTCTCCGGCGTCCGGCCGGGCGACGAGGTGATGGGCTTCACCGCCGTGCTGCTGGCCCTCGGCACCCGCAGCCTGATCGCCACCGTGTTGCCGGTCCCGGCCGACCTGACCACCGCGCTGATGCTGGACCTGCACCGGCGAATGCGTGCCGGTGCTGCGCCGGCGGCGGCGCTCGCCGAGGCCCAGCGCGCGTTCGACACCGACGGCGGCGGTGCCGCCCATGCCACCGCCGCCGCCTTCGTCTGCTTCGGCGCCGGCTGA
- a CDS encoding S8/S53 family peptidase, whose protein sequence is MPSDDSFASRPPAGLSRRQVVAWSTLAAAAVPLGLVGRGGPAAAGESPDATYQRVFLEALAADPDLRRYAVEGREFLYRPRQLLVAHPDVQRVVSRLRSYGYPVTEGVGFGGVARLRFAAETDIPSVVTRLRDPQQWPGQPAPLVQPHHALLGFGNIMGNPGGPPRVAAALPAPDPARAGEGAGVTVGICDTGIWRQAGSRHPQWLAGSYLPEVDDEDAVYVGADVLALQGGHGTFVAGVVRQAAPGVRFDPEAALNATGVGDEEMLVAALGRLGPQVSVVNLSLGYFTQDDQPPLPLVNALAGLPGRAVVASAGNAGTSRRAWPAALDRVLAVGAVSAGSTGPVPAPYSSYGPWVDACALGDRTSTYVRGRLQLPGQPIRYFDGFAAWAGTSFATGHVAGRLAALMTSAGLGAEAARAALVAGPRWHPDYGVLVA, encoded by the coding sequence GTGCCGTCTGACGACTCCTTCGCGTCGCGCCCGCCCGCCGGGTTGTCCCGTCGGCAGGTCGTGGCCTGGTCCACCCTGGCCGCCGCGGCGGTGCCGCTCGGTCTCGTCGGGCGGGGCGGCCCGGCCGCCGCCGGCGAGTCGCCCGACGCGACCTACCAGCGCGTCTTCCTGGAGGCCCTGGCCGCCGACCCCGACCTGCGCCGGTACGCCGTCGAGGGCCGGGAGTTCCTCTACCGGCCCCGGCAGTTGCTGGTGGCTCACCCGGACGTGCAGCGGGTCGTGAGCCGGCTGCGCAGCTACGGCTACCCGGTCACCGAGGGTGTCGGCTTCGGCGGGGTCGCCCGGCTCCGCTTCGCCGCCGAGACCGACATCCCGTCGGTGGTGACCAGGCTCCGCGACCCGCAGCAGTGGCCCGGGCAGCCGGCGCCCCTGGTCCAGCCGCACCACGCCCTGCTCGGCTTCGGCAACATCATGGGTAACCCGGGCGGTCCGCCCCGGGTCGCCGCCGCGTTGCCGGCGCCGGATCCGGCGCGCGCGGGTGAGGGCGCGGGAGTGACGGTGGGGATCTGCGACACCGGCATCTGGCGGCAGGCCGGTTCCCGTCATCCGCAGTGGCTGGCCGGCAGCTATCTTCCCGAGGTCGACGACGAGGACGCGGTCTACGTCGGCGCGGACGTGCTGGCGCTGCAGGGTGGTCACGGCACCTTCGTCGCCGGAGTGGTCCGGCAGGCCGCGCCGGGCGTACGTTTCGATCCCGAGGCCGCGCTGAACGCCACCGGCGTCGGCGACGAGGAGATGCTGGTCGCCGCCCTCGGCCGGCTCGGTCCGCAGGTGTCGGTCGTCAACCTCTCGTTGGGCTACTTCACCCAGGACGACCAGCCCCCGTTGCCGCTGGTCAACGCGTTGGCAGGGCTGCCCGGCAGGGCGGTGGTGGCGTCGGCGGGCAATGCCGGCACCAGCCGGCGGGCGTGGCCGGCCGCCCTGGACCGGGTCCTGGCGGTGGGCGCGGTGAGTGCCGGCTCCACCGGCCCGGTGCCGGCGCCGTACAGCAGCTACGGACCGTGGGTGGACGCCTGCGCCCTGGGGGATCGGACCAGCACCTACGTCAGGGGTCGGCTCCAGTTGCCGGGACAACCGATCCGGTACTTCGACGGCTTCGCCGCCTGGGCCGGCACCTCGTTCGCCACCGGCCACGTCGCCGGCCGGCTGGCCGCCCTGATGACCAGCGCCGGGCTCGGCGCGGAGGCGGCCCGAGCCGCGCTGGTCGCCGGCCCGCGCTGGCACCCCGACTACGGCGTACTCGTCGCGTGA
- a CDS encoding RNA polymerase sigma factor — translation MSERGTVGLVAAASCGDERAWGELVRRYTPLVLSVIRSYGLDQVDAADVNQTVWLRAVEHLGRLRESNALPAWLITTTRRECYRLLRLGRRTQPFDPYDDSVDGHVGARLLVDPVTPDEDLLRAERQQALREAFAQLPPRCRDLLALLMADPPVSYREIGARLGMPVGSVGPSQARCLHKLRNCPALAPFLRARPGDEGSGGDRDGAVAASR, via the coding sequence GTGAGCGAGCGCGGCACCGTCGGGCTTGTCGCCGCCGCCTCCTGCGGTGACGAGCGGGCGTGGGGTGAGTTGGTGCGCCGCTACACCCCACTGGTGCTCTCGGTGATCCGGTCGTACGGACTCGACCAGGTCGACGCGGCGGACGTCAACCAGACCGTCTGGCTGCGTGCGGTGGAGCACCTGGGACGGCTGCGGGAGTCGAACGCCCTGCCCGCCTGGCTGATCACCACCACCCGACGCGAGTGTTACCGGCTGCTTCGCCTCGGCCGGCGGACCCAGCCGTTCGACCCGTACGACGACTCGGTCGACGGGCACGTCGGTGCCCGTCTGCTGGTGGATCCGGTCACCCCGGACGAGGACCTGTTGCGCGCCGAGCGGCAGCAGGCGCTGCGGGAGGCGTTCGCGCAGTTGCCGCCGCGCTGCCGGGACCTGCTGGCGCTGCTGATGGCCGATCCGCCGGTCAGCTACCGCGAGATCGGCGCCCGGTTGGGCATGCCGGTGGGTAGCGTCGGTCCGAGCCAGGCCCGGTGCCTGCACAAGCTGCGGAACTGTCCGGCACTCGCCCCGTTCCTCAGGGCGCGTCCGGGCGACGAGGGGAGCGGAGGTGACCGGGATGGAGCCGTGGCCGCCAGCCGCTGA
- a CDS encoding helix-turn-helix transcriptional regulator, whose product MFVKNDLCALRLATGLSQRELAQALGVSRQTINSIENGRYDPSLPLAIAIARHFHRTVEEIFHVD is encoded by the coding sequence GTGTTCGTGAAGAACGACCTCTGCGCGCTCCGGCTGGCCACCGGGCTGTCCCAGCGCGAGCTGGCCCAGGCGCTGGGCGTCTCGCGACAGACGATCAACTCGATCGAGAACGGCCGCTACGACCCCTCCCTGCCGTTGGCCATCGCCATCGCGCGCCACTTCCACCGCACCGTCGAGGAGATCTTCCATGTCGACTGA
- a CDS encoding M35 family metallo-endopeptidase, translating into MFPFPDEATRKALDLGRREVFQTYRVLMACELQRLRPVVRALPAGLRRDRLTARLDKVAALAVGTWLQQISERGATMHQAATLFKEVQDSLDGVVPSVVGNPHLTAALDELKTRIVDVMNDDRSPTHVAVNTAFARLFGSTSSVAKARFAQTVTALRALLTRTDGRRSGFVCNLSLPDGMGALASGQGDTAIINVGRSALDGTMHLWELAATLVHEGTHILADNPTVDIVYRHRNAAYYLQGQIALQNAANFEQTVYEALGQGGPFPTDAEVAAMRGRSAPRTDSLHTVLASRITRAWVRTYDFTCLDFTRTDLPKPVALVLTDLPQDRAYAPLTKAYMEALHAAMLALMRAEERLVVRAEPKMLNHSTVINSDGTIRFTINSDLAAQTPVAQLLHWMLDELVAEAKCQIPKDTAQLLALILGIEKFDRDNVHDVLNDFYGSFH; encoded by the coding sequence ATGTTCCCGTTTCCCGACGAAGCGACCAGGAAGGCACTCGATCTCGGCCGGCGCGAGGTGTTCCAGACCTACCGGGTGCTGATGGCCTGCGAACTGCAGCGGCTGCGCCCCGTCGTACGGGCGCTGCCGGCGGGGCTGCGCCGGGACCGGTTGACCGCCCGGCTCGACAAGGTCGCCGCCCTGGCCGTCGGGACCTGGCTGCAGCAGATCTCGGAACGCGGCGCGACGATGCACCAGGCGGCCACCCTGTTCAAGGAGGTGCAGGACTCTCTCGACGGGGTCGTGCCCTCCGTCGTCGGCAATCCCCACCTCACCGCCGCTCTGGACGAACTGAAGACCAGGATCGTCGACGTCATGAACGACGACAGGAGTCCCACGCACGTCGCCGTCAACACCGCGTTCGCGCGTCTGTTCGGGTCCACCTCATCGGTGGCCAAGGCGCGTTTCGCGCAGACGGTCACGGCCCTGCGGGCGCTGCTCACGCGCACCGACGGCCGACGGTCGGGATTCGTGTGCAACCTGTCGCTGCCCGACGGGATGGGCGCGCTGGCCAGCGGTCAGGGCGACACCGCCATCATCAACGTGGGTCGCTCCGCGCTCGACGGGACGATGCACCTGTGGGAGCTCGCCGCCACGCTCGTGCACGAGGGTACGCACATCCTGGCGGACAACCCGACGGTCGACATCGTCTACCGCCACCGCAACGCCGCCTACTACCTGCAGGGCCAGATCGCCCTGCAGAACGCCGCCAACTTCGAGCAGACCGTCTACGAGGCGTTGGGCCAGGGTGGCCCGTTCCCCACCGACGCCGAGGTGGCCGCCATGCGGGGCCGCAGTGCGCCCCGGACGGACTCGCTGCACACCGTGCTCGCGTCCCGCATCACCCGTGCGTGGGTGCGCACCTACGACTTCACCTGCCTCGACTTCACCAGGACCGACCTGCCCAAGCCGGTCGCTCTCGTGCTCACCGACCTGCCGCAGGACCGGGCGTACGCGCCGTTGACCAAGGCGTACATGGAGGCACTGCACGCGGCGATGCTGGCGCTGATGCGGGCGGAGGAGCGGCTGGTGGTGCGGGCCGAGCCGAAGATGCTGAACCACTCGACGGTGATCAACTCGGACGGCACCATCCGGTTCACCATCAACTCCGACCTTGCCGCTCAGACTCCCGTGGCCCAGCTCCTGCACTGGATGCTCGACGAGCTCGTCGCCGAGGCGAAGTGCCAGATCCCCAAGGACACGGCGCAACTGCTGGCCCTGATCCTGGGCATCGAGAAGTTCGACCGGGACAACGTGCACGACGTGCTGAACGACTTCTACGGCTCCTTCCACTGA
- a CDS encoding VOC family protein, translated as MTCQLFALSFDANHPPRLARFWSGVLGWDMADEPPDGVALLPSDDTGFRLRFLPTERPKVGPNPMHFDLTSASLEDQQQTVARAVELGARHIDVGQRPEEGHVVLADPEGNEFCVIEPGNNFLADCGFVGALACDGSQEVGYFWSEALGWPLVWDQDQETAIRSPLGGPKITWGGPPLNPKTGKQRLHFDLAPPADGDQQTEVDRLLSLGATRIDIGQGEVGWVVMADPDGNEFCVLPPR; from the coding sequence ATGACGTGTCAACTGTTCGCGCTCAGCTTCGATGCGAACCACCCTCCGCGCCTCGCCCGGTTCTGGTCCGGGGTCCTGGGCTGGGACATGGCCGACGAACCACCCGACGGTGTCGCGCTGCTGCCCAGTGACGACACCGGGTTCCGGCTCCGTTTCCTTCCGACCGAGCGGCCGAAGGTCGGCCCGAACCCGATGCACTTCGACCTGACGAGCGCATCCCTCGAGGACCAGCAGCAGACGGTGGCCAGGGCGGTGGAACTCGGCGCACGGCACATCGACGTCGGTCAGCGCCCCGAAGAGGGTCACGTGGTGCTCGCCGACCCCGAAGGCAACGAGTTCTGCGTCATCGAGCCGGGCAACAACTTCCTTGCCGACTGCGGATTCGTCGGGGCGCTGGCCTGCGACGGCTCGCAGGAGGTCGGGTACTTCTGGAGCGAAGCGCTGGGCTGGCCGCTGGTCTGGGACCAGGACCAGGAGACCGCGATCCGCTCACCGCTGGGCGGCCCGAAGATCACGTGGGGTGGCCCACCGCTGAATCCGAAGACCGGCAAGCAACGCCTGCACTTCGACCTCGCCCCGCCTGCTGACGGCGATCAGCAGACGGAGGTCGACCGGCTGCTCTCCCTGGGGGCCACCCGGATCGACATCGGCCAGGGCGAGGTCGGCTGGGTGGTCATGGCCGACCCGGACGGCAACGAGTTCTGCGTGTTACCGCCCCGGTAG
- a CDS encoding nuclear transport factor 2 family protein codes for MSHVTDRVEIAELVARLARALDERRFEDLRAVYAPDAETSSPRGALRGIDEIVDVVRRTSPEEELTQHFNTDVVVDLDGDHAEVGTHQLVYFFHRGAAPHRTAGVQAHYTAARTPTGWRFARARISPLWQQVPSSS; via the coding sequence ATGTCACACGTGACCGACCGCGTCGAGATCGCCGAACTGGTCGCCAGACTCGCGCGGGCGCTGGACGAGCGGCGCTTCGAGGACCTGCGGGCCGTCTACGCCCCGGACGCCGAGACCAGCAGCCCGCGCGGGGCCCTGCGCGGCATCGACGAAATCGTCGACGTCGTGCGGCGGACCAGCCCGGAGGAGGAGTTGACCCAGCACTTCAACACCGACGTGGTGGTGGATCTCGACGGCGACCACGCCGAGGTCGGCACCCATCAGCTCGTGTACTTCTTCCACCGGGGCGCGGCGCCGCACCGGACCGCCGGCGTCCAGGCCCACTACACCGCCGCACGTACGCCGACCGGCTGGCGATTCGCGCGGGCCCGGATCTCCCCGCTCTGGCAGCAGGTCCCGTCATCCTCGTGA
- a CDS encoding MarR family winged helix-turn-helix transcriptional regulator, whose product MEPTPDRLATKASWLITQTAVHARRFVSQGFAAAGARGYHYRVLAALREFGPASQAELGRRCRMDRSDVVAAATELEGEGFVGRSADPTDRRRNIVTLTEAGVRQLRRLDRALDDVQEELLAPLSASERQALVALLGKVLDHHGGAPTS is encoded by the coding sequence GTGGAACCGACACCGGACCGTCTCGCCACGAAGGCGAGCTGGCTCATCACCCAGACGGCCGTGCACGCGAGGCGGTTCGTCTCCCAGGGGTTCGCCGCCGCCGGCGCGCGGGGCTACCACTACCGGGTGCTCGCCGCGTTGCGGGAGTTCGGCCCCGCGAGCCAGGCGGAGCTGGGGCGGCGCTGCCGCATGGACCGCAGCGACGTCGTCGCGGCCGCGACCGAGCTGGAGGGGGAGGGCTTCGTCGGGCGCAGCGCCGACCCGACGGACCGCCGACGCAACATCGTCACCCTCACCGAGGCGGGCGTCCGGCAGCTCCGGCGGCTGGACCGCGCGCTCGACGACGTGCAGGAGGAGCTGCTCGCCCCGCTGTCGGCCAGCGAGCGGCAGGCCCTGGTCGCGTTGCTCGGCAAGGTGCTCGACCATCACGGCGGCGCACCGACATCGTGA
- a CDS encoding DUF4132 domain-containing protein: MGWLPVGDSYEVSLVDGKVAARSIGPRAGGRPLKTLPKALRDDPEVDRLRQLAQWLDRHAAECLARVDAWVVSSLPVPTGLLARVWPDPAWQDALRDLVVLGDDPAAPGFLRDVTDTGDLRVVNLDGETVRLSPVSATLPHPVRLPELADLREFADELDVSQRIEQLHRGTWGRPDDLKQRDTTITDFRGTAVPNRLAARAATRGFRVSGSQVKCRVWEAGRTVEAALWFDEDYWDSEATLGNLSWSVVDGPTLRLTEVGPVAWSEGMRMATALSGAVTGTGKKA, encoded by the coding sequence ATGGGCTGGCTACCGGTGGGGGACTCGTACGAGGTCTCTCTCGTGGACGGAAAGGTGGCGGCCCGGTCCATCGGCCCGCGGGCCGGCGGCCGTCCGCTGAAGACTCTGCCGAAGGCGCTGCGGGACGACCCGGAGGTCGACCGGCTGCGCCAGCTCGCCCAGTGGCTCGACCGGCACGCCGCGGAGTGCCTGGCCCGGGTCGACGCCTGGGTGGTGTCCTCGCTGCCGGTGCCGACGGGGCTGCTGGCCCGGGTCTGGCCGGACCCGGCCTGGCAGGACGCGTTGCGCGACCTCGTGGTGCTCGGGGACGACCCGGCCGCGCCGGGCTTCCTGCGCGACGTCACCGACACCGGCGACCTGCGCGTGGTCAACCTCGACGGGGAGACCGTCCGGCTCTCGCCGGTCAGCGCCACGCTGCCCCATCCGGTGCGCCTGCCCGAGCTGGCCGACCTGCGCGAGTTCGCCGACGAACTGGACGTCTCCCAGCGGATCGAGCAACTGCACCGGGGCACCTGGGGCAGACCCGACGACCTGAAACAGCGCGACACGACCATCACCGACTTCCGCGGCACCGCCGTGCCGAACCGGCTCGCCGCCCGGGCCGCCACGCGCGGCTTCCGGGTCTCCGGCTCGCAGGTCAAGTGCCGGGTCTGGGAGGCCGGCCGCACGGTCGAGGCCGCCCTGTGGTTCGACGAGGACTACTGGGACTCGGAGGCGACCCTGGGCAACCTCTCCTGGTCGGTGGTGGACGGGCCGACGTTGCGGTTGACCGAGGTCGGGCCGGTGGCCTGGTCGGAAGGAATGCGGATGGCGACGGCCCTGTCCGGCGCCGTGACCGGAACGGGGAAGAAGGCGTGA